The Jeotgalibacillus haloalkalitolerans DNA segment CAATCTTCATGCCAATGATGACACCAAGACCATAACCTACCGCATAGGCAATCAGGTTTTGAATCTCATTCAGATTGTCCAGCACAAGCCCCAGACCAACAACATATATTACGACCTCTACCATGCTCACACCTGCTGCATAATAGCGGTATCCCTTTAACGTTAAAATCATTCGAATGGTGAAAAACGATACATAAAAGATATTAATTGAAAAAATGATCGCTACCATTACTAAGCTGTTTTCAAGCAACTTTATTCTCCTCTTTTCCGGTATTTTCAAATCCTAAAAGCAATCCTACTAGCCTTAACTGAAAATGTAAAGGTCATTACGCCCCAAATCATGAACTTTTCATAATTTCGCATATCGAAGTGATATAATTGTCTTATTACTGAACACAGGAGTGAAGAGCATGAAAGAGTTATCTATTGGCATTATCGGGCTTGGTGCAATCGGGCAGCGTCTGATTCCCGCATTTGAACAGCACGAAGGCTTTACAGTCTCGGCAATCAGTGACGTGAACAAAGCATTAATGAAAGAAGCCACTCAAAAGCATTCGTTAAAAGCGATTCATTATACCGATGCAGAGGAAATGATCGAGTATGGTGCACTTGATGCCATTTACATAGCCGTTCCACCTAAATTCCATCATCACTATGCACGCCTGGCTGCAAAACGCGGCATTGCAATTCTTTGTGAAAAGCCGCTTGCTAATTCAATAGCAGAAGCGGAAGAGATGACAGAGGCTGTAAAAGCAGCTAACGTAATCAATGCGATTCACTTTCCGCTTCATTACAGCAATGAAGTTGCATTGCTAAAGGAAAAGTTATCAAAAATCGGTGATATCCAGAGAATTGAGTTAACCATGCGATTCGAAACATGGCCGCGCACCTGGCAGCAGAATGACTGGATTGCTAAGCGCGAACAGGGTGGCTTTATTAGAGAGATCACTCCACATTTTATTCAATTGACAAACAGATTATTTGGAAAGATTATCATCTCAGCGAAAGATACACAGTATCCGGACAACGAGATAGACTGTGAGACAAGTGTCGTCGCCTTTGGAAGTGCCGGGCATATTCCATTTATAATCAATGGACATAGCGGAATTGGGATGAAAGATGATCTGACCTATAGAATTTATGGCACAAAAGGCATA contains these protein-coding regions:
- a CDS encoding Gfo/Idh/MocA family protein; this encodes MKELSIGIIGLGAIGQRLIPAFEQHEGFTVSAISDVNKALMKEATQKHSLKAIHYTDAEEMIEYGALDAIYIAVPPKFHHHYARLAAKRGIAILCEKPLANSIAEAEEMTEAVKAANVINAIHFPLHYSNEVALLKEKLSKIGDIQRIELTMRFETWPRTWQQNDWIAKREQGGFIREITPHFIQLTNRLFGKIIISAKDTQYPDNEIDCETSVVAFGSAGHIPFIINGHSGIGMKDDLTYRIYGTKGILSLDQWAELKYGNADQPIELIQERSASASGSLLTAFHYAITTGERADLVPFEEGTAVQKVFEQLL